In Xenorhabdus nematophila ATCC 19061, one DNA window encodes the following:
- a CDS encoding non-ribosomal peptide synthetase, with translation MSNNEQTLLKLRQAVLQKKIKERIQNSQVVEKSQIVPRNADQQTLPLSWAQQRLWLLAQLDPAAQTAYHIPGGLRLQGHLDVNALQAALDSVVARHEILRTTIKVVEGQAQQIIGKPNSGFFLAIEDISHLPTEEQHTAVEAISEHETSQPFDFEHGPLIRGRLLRLAGEDHILLLTQHHIISDGWSLNILLNELSTLYHAFREGQNDPLPPLTLQYADYALWQRKWLQGELLEKQVNFWRDALQDAPALLELPTDRPRPEKHSYAGGHIDITLPPELSAGLRALSQRHGTTLFMTLLAGWATLLSRLSGQKDLVIGTPVANRQHRELEPLIGFFVNTLALRVQLDDNPTVCDLLARVRNHALKAYAHQDLPFEQLVEALKPPRSLSYSPIFQVMMSVDNTPGQQDIELLGTTISVINPTENISQFALSLSMNDTEEGLVGDLEYSSDLFDGASVERIASYLQTLLTAMVKDDSLRVEDLPLLQPQQRAHLLQDFNDTTLSYPPTLLIHQLFEKQAEQTPDAAALVFGEHALSYAELNQHANQLAHYLISSGVSPDDRIAICADRSPDLIIGIYAILKAGAGYIPLDPEYPAERLAYQLSDSKPVLLLTQQHLQAHLPTAGMKVWLLDDENHRKNVAQQPNHNPDARQRELQPHHLAYIIYTSGSTGMPKGVMLEHRNVVSFIHAQLQLSQPRSGDRILQFATIAFDTSVSDIFPTLASGATLVLRPPHIRIPDITFVNFLCEQQITLIDMPTAFWHHWVQEMMAGRSHFSPHLRTVIVGGEKAEHRHLINWLSSPETQSCRWINSYGPTEATVIATALTLEDRNTPYIAHDIPIGYPLPNARIYILDTHGQPVPVGVSGEIHIGGTGVARGYLNRPDLTAEKFVSDPFSEQSDARMYKTGDLGRWLPNGMIEYMSRNDFQVKIRGFRIELGEIETQLANCEGVKDVVVIAREEESGDKRLVAYLIPQSGAVLSPSHLREQLSTRLMDHMLPSAFVMLEAFPMSANGKLDRKALPAPDRTAIVSREYEAPQGETEQKLAEIWQSLLNLEQVGRQDNFFELGGHSLLVVNLIEQLRQQGLSLDVSAVFSAPTLVAMSAFIRQNTDQIASVLDVPPNLILEESQVITPDMLPLVALEQGQIDQIVAHVTGGIPNIQDIYPLGPLQEGILFQHLLETEGDLYLDNHLVIFDSRARLDNFLRVFQQVIDRHDILRSAVHWKELLKPVQIVYRHAPLPIIEHTLSAEESAETQLRRLTDSRAVRVDITKAPLLAAHIAQDPTSGQWMLALLYHHLVCDHISLDMIFNEIQSLLLGEHENLPQPLPYRNFIAQISKVPLETHQTYFRELLGDVEEPTLPFGLLDVQGGSLNAIVEDIFTLDNELAHNLRECARQLGMSSAVLFHVAWAQVLARCSGQDDVIFGTVLLGRLQGGIGASEVLGMFINTLPIRVKLQARSVRQAVQETYQQLSSLLEHEQAPLAVAQRCSSIQAPLPLFNSLLNFRHSPRENAELASQAWEGVQELESEERSNYPLALDVDDFDDGFALTAQCSQQINPVRINAYMNAALQGIVAALQYTPEHAIEAIDILSQAERHQLLENFNDTAVALPQNSFIHQLFEQQAERTPDAIALVFGDSQLSYVELNRHANQLAHHLIASGVRPDDRVAICVERSLDMIIGMYGILKAGAGYIPLDPEYPAERLAYQLSDSQPRLLLTQQHLQERLPTQGMPVWLLDDETHHHHVAEQPDHNPDSGQLGLQPSHLAYVIYTSGSTGMPKGVMLEHRNVVNFIHAQRQTSHPQPGDRILQFATVAFDTSVSDIFPTLASGATLVLRPPHIRIPDITFVDFLREQKITVMDMPTAFWHHWVQEMMEGRSGFSPHLHTIIVGGEKAEHRHLMGWLSSPETQSCRWINSYGPTETTVIATTLTLNDKHSPHIADNIPIGRPLPNTRIYILDHLGQPAPVGVSGEIHISGAGVARGYLNRPDLTAEKFVADPFSTQPDARMYKTGDLGRWLPDGMIEYLGRNDFQVKIRGFRIELGEIEAQLANCEGVSDAVVIAREEESGDKRLVAYVIPQTDITLTPANLREQLSTRLMDYMLPSAFVMLEAFPLSANGKLDRKALPAPDSAATVSREFEAPQGETEQKLAAVWQSLLKLEQVGRYDNFFELGGHSLLVVSLIEQLRQQELFIDVSAVFAAPTLAAMSTHLSQNSDHDTDELAVPPNLIHADSQIITPDMLPLVDLTQEQIDQIVAQVPDGVSNVQDIYPLGPLQEGILFHHLLEEEGDTYLENILMGFNSRTLLDSFLQALQQVIDRHDIQRSAFHWKNLPMPVQVVLRDAPLPVTEFTLLSGENAETQLQRLTNPDTIKLDITKAPLLAAYIAKDPDTEQWWLSLLHHHLVCDHLSLEIIFGEIQAILLGEEDTLPSPLPYRNFIAQIRKVPIEVHKAYFAQLLGDVEEPTLPFGLLDVQGGSRDERDEIVEDIFTLDSELAQQIRDCARHQGISSAVLFHVAWAQVLAQCCGREDVVFGTVLLGRLQGGVGASQVLGMFINTLPVRIQLQGRSVVQVVQETYQHLSALLEHEQTPLAIAQRCSGVQASLPLFNNLLNFRHSPRDDEQSGSTAWEGIQQVEIEERSNYPLSLDVDDFDDGYEITAQCNRQVNPVRINAYVNEALKGIVEALQRSPGQSIRSISILPPAECIQVLEDFNDTDLDYPQDRLIHQLFEQQVERTPDATALVFGHEQLSYTELNRHANQLAHHLIAAGVRPDDRVAIYVERSLDMIIGMYGILKAGAGYIPLDPDYPVERLSYQLSDSQPVLLLTQQHLQERLPTQGMTVWLLDDHVHRHNVAQQPDHNPDTLQLELKPHHLAYIIYTSGSTGQPKGVMLEHRNVVNFIHAQHQTSEPQPGDRILQFATVAFDTSVSDIFPTLASGATLVLRPAHIRVPDEEFVVLLNEQKITVIDLPTAFWHLWVQEIAAGRCGFGRYLRTVIVGGEKAELRHLISWQSMPETQSCRWINSYGPTETTVIATALKSDGKQSPDIVDNIPIGYPLPNTRIYILDTLGQPVPLGVSGEIHISGAGVARGYLNRPDLTAEKFVADPFSKHPDARMYKTGDLGRWLPDGTIEYLGRNDFQVKIRGFRIELGEIEAQLATCEGVSDAIVIAREENSGDKRLVAYVIPQTGITLTPSQLREQLSSRLMENMLPSAFVILDAFPLLANGKLDRKALPAPDESAMITQGYEAPIGEMENIVANVWQECLGLKRVGRHDHFFELGGHSLLTLQIVGRLRQVLDREITVRDVLAYPTISEFVTFIQSGASPAHQSNLVVVRKGEPAKDDKPALFLVHPVTGIIDYAYDLAPYIDDKEMPIYGIVARDAKEDENTPVDLKERAKEYVESIRQAQIQGPYCLAGWSSGGSIAYEMACQLTAAGETVHFVGLLDTIASYEMTFTQEEKEAGFIFDETAVLLDNLPEDLPDLLQEEINTLALKRDSNAILTLIQQHNLLPSHIAPENIRQHLLLYHNLWAATNDYTPTECPANAHITLFKAEEQEQDIEYGVNLGWDKVIPPAQLTVIDIPGSHNTILKQPNIQIVGQALLDAIVIKKDH, from the coding sequence ATGAGTAACAACGAACAGACCCTGCTAAAATTAAGACAAGCAGTACTCCAGAAAAAAATTAAAGAACGCATCCAGAATAGTCAGGTTGTGGAAAAAAGCCAGATTGTGCCAAGAAATGCGGATCAGCAAACATTGCCTCTCTCCTGGGCACAACAACGCTTGTGGCTTCTGGCGCAGTTAGATCCGGCGGCACAAACGGCGTATCACATTCCCGGTGGTCTGCGTCTGCAAGGCCATTTGGATGTGAATGCCCTGCAAGCCGCGTTGGACAGCGTTGTCGCCCGTCATGAGATTTTGCGTACCACCATCAAAGTGGTGGAAGGCCAAGCCCAGCAAATTATTGGCAAACCGAATTCGGGTTTCTTTCTGGCTATTGAAGATATCAGCCACCTGCCCACAGAAGAACAGCACACCGCTGTTGAAGCAATATCTGAGCATGAAACCAGCCAACCTTTTGACTTCGAACACGGTCCTCTGATTAGGGGGCGGTTACTGCGACTGGCTGGGGAAGATCATATCCTGCTGTTGACTCAGCATCATATTATTTCCGATGGCTGGTCACTGAATATTCTGTTAAATGAGCTTTCCACGCTTTATCACGCCTTCAGAGAAGGACAGAATGATCCACTTCCCCCCCTGACTCTCCAGTATGCCGACTATGCCCTGTGGCAACGGAAATGGCTACAGGGAGAACTTCTGGAAAAACAGGTAAATTTCTGGCGCGATGCGTTACAGGATGCCCCTGCACTTTTAGAATTACCGACTGACAGACCACGACCCGAAAAACACAGTTACGCAGGGGGACATATTGATATCACCCTGCCACCAGAATTAAGTGCGGGGTTAAGGGCACTCAGCCAGCGCCACGGCACAACTTTATTTATGACTCTGCTGGCAGGATGGGCAACCTTGCTTTCCCGCCTCAGCGGACAAAAAGACTTAGTGATAGGCACCCCCGTCGCCAACCGGCAACATCGTGAATTGGAGCCATTGATCGGTTTCTTTGTCAATACATTGGCGTTGCGGGTTCAGTTGGATGACAACCCCACTGTCTGCGATTTACTGGCACGCGTCCGCAACCATGCCCTGAAAGCCTATGCACATCAGGATTTGCCATTTGAGCAATTGGTTGAAGCACTGAAACCACCCCGCAGTCTCAGCTACAGCCCGATTTTCCAAGTCATGATGTCTGTGGACAATACACCGGGACAGCAAGATATTGAATTACTGGGAACCACCATCAGTGTCATCAATCCGACAGAAAACATTTCGCAGTTTGCCCTGTCACTCTCTATGAATGACACCGAAGAGGGTTTAGTCGGGGATTTAGAATACTCAAGCGACTTATTTGATGGTGCCAGTGTTGAGCGCATCGCCAGCTACCTGCAAACGTTGCTGACCGCGATGGTCAAGGATGATTCACTGCGAGTAGAAGATTTACCCCTCCTGCAACCGCAACAACGTGCACACCTTTTGCAGGATTTCAATGACACCACGTTGTCATATCCACCCACCTTGCTGATCCACCAGCTGTTTGAAAAACAAGCAGAACAGACGCCTGACGCGGCAGCGCTGGTCTTCGGTGAGCACGCATTGAGTTATGCCGAACTCAACCAACATGCCAACCAATTGGCACATTATCTGATTTCTTCTGGTGTTAGCCCCGATGACCGAATCGCTATCTGCGCCGACCGCAGTCCGGATCTGATCATTGGCATATACGCGATCCTCAAAGCAGGTGCGGGTTATATTCCGCTCGATCCGGAATACCCGGCTGAGCGTCTGGCCTATCAGTTATCAGACAGCAAACCGGTGTTATTACTGACTCAACAACACTTACAGGCCCATTTGCCCACCGCGGGCATGAAGGTCTGGCTGCTGGATGATGAAAACCACCGGAAGAATGTGGCGCAACAGCCAAACCACAATCCTGATGCCCGCCAACGGGAACTCCAGCCACATCATCTGGCTTATATCATTTATACCTCCGGCTCCACCGGAATGCCGAAAGGGGTGATGCTGGAACACCGCAATGTGGTGAGCTTTATTCATGCCCAGCTTCAGCTCAGCCAGCCTCGGTCGGGTGATCGTATTCTGCAATTTGCCACCATTGCGTTTGATACTTCAGTGTCTGATATTTTCCCGACGCTGGCCTCCGGTGCCACGCTGGTTCTGCGCCCGCCTCATATCAGAATACCGGATATTACTTTTGTGAATTTCTTGTGCGAACAGCAAATCACCCTTATCGATATGCCGACCGCATTCTGGCATCACTGGGTACAGGAGATGATGGCCGGTCGCAGTCATTTCAGTCCTCATCTGCGTACCGTGATTGTCGGGGGTGAAAAAGCGGAACACCGTCATTTAATCAATTGGTTGTCCAGCCCTGAAACCCAATCCTGCCGCTGGATTAACTCCTATGGCCCGACTGAAGCAACCGTCATTGCCACAGCATTAACACTGGAAGACAGAAATACCCCGTATATCGCTCACGATATTCCGATTGGTTACCCATTGCCCAATGCCCGCATTTACATTCTGGATACGCACGGTCAGCCCGTCCCTGTCGGTGTAAGCGGAGAAATCCACATTGGCGGGACAGGTGTTGCCCGTGGTTATCTGAACCGACCCGATTTGACCGCGGAGAAATTTGTTTCCGACCCATTCAGTGAACAATCCGACGCACGTATGTATAAAACCGGCGATTTGGGGCGCTGGTTGCCGAATGGCATGATTGAATATATGAGCCGCAACGACTTTCAGGTCAAAATACGCGGTTTCCGCATTGAGCTGGGGGAAATTGAAACTCAACTGGCAAACTGTGAAGGTGTCAAAGACGTGGTCGTCATTGCCCGTGAAGAAGAATCCGGGGATAAACGCCTTGTCGCTTACCTGATCCCGCAGTCTGGTGCGGTACTCAGCCCCTCTCATCTGCGTGAACAACTGAGTACCCGATTGATGGATCATATGCTGCCTAGCGCATTTGTGATGCTGGAGGCTTTCCCGATGTCCGCCAACGGAAAACTGGATCGCAAAGCCTTGCCGGCCCCGGATCGCACTGCCATTGTCAGCCGCGAATATGAAGCCCCGCAAGGAGAAACCGAGCAAAAACTGGCGGAAATCTGGCAATCCCTGCTGAACTTAGAACAAGTAGGCCGTCAGGATAACTTTTTTGAACTGGGCGGACATTCGTTACTGGTCGTCAATCTGATCGAACAGCTGCGTCAGCAAGGCCTGTCTCTTGATGTCAGCGCCGTATTTTCCGCACCAACACTGGTTGCCATGAGCGCTTTCATCCGTCAGAACACCGACCAGATTGCCAGTGTTCTGGATGTTCCGCCTAATCTGATCCTTGAAGAAAGTCAGGTCATTACCCCTGATATGCTGCCATTGGTCGCATTAGAACAAGGCCAGATTGACCAGATTGTTGCCCATGTTACCGGGGGCATTCCAAATATTCAGGATATCTACCCCTTGGGACCATTGCAGGAAGGTATTCTGTTCCAACATTTGCTGGAAACGGAGGGTGACCTCTATCTGGATAACCATTTGGTGATTTTTGACAGTCGGGCACGCCTGGATAATTTCTTGCGAGTATTCCAGCAAGTGATTGATCGGCACGATATCCTGCGCAGTGCTGTCCACTGGAAAGAACTGCTTAAACCTGTGCAGATTGTCTATCGTCATGCACCACTGCCGATTATTGAACACACACTATCAGCAGAAGAAAGTGCCGAAACGCAGTTGCGCCGTCTCACCGATTCCCGTGCTGTACGGGTAGATATCACGAAAGCGCCATTACTGGCGGCGCATATTGCTCAAGATCCGACATCCGGACAATGGATGCTTGCTTTGCTATATCACCATTTAGTGTGTGACCATATCTCGCTGGATATGATATTCAATGAAATACAATCGCTGCTATTGGGAGAGCATGAAAATCTGCCGCAGCCTTTGCCTTATCGCAATTTTATCGCCCAGATCAGCAAAGTACCGCTGGAAACTCACCAGACTTATTTCCGCGAATTGTTGGGTGATGTAGAAGAACCCACCTTACCCTTTGGATTACTGGATGTTCAGGGCGGCAGCCTCAATGCCATAGTGGAAGATATTTTCACTCTGGATAACGAACTGGCTCACAATCTGCGCGAGTGCGCACGACAATTGGGCATGAGCTCTGCGGTGCTGTTTCATGTGGCATGGGCACAGGTACTGGCACGATGCAGCGGACAGGATGATGTGATATTCGGTACGGTGCTTCTGGGACGTTTACAAGGTGGGATCGGTGCTTCCGAAGTGCTTGGTATGTTTATCAATACGTTGCCTATCCGCGTTAAGTTACAGGCTCGTTCCGTCAGACAAGCCGTCCAGGAAACTTATCAGCAACTCAGTTCACTCTTGGAACATGAACAAGCGCCACTGGCGGTTGCTCAGCGTTGCAGTAGTATTCAGGCACCATTACCGCTATTTAACAGCCTGCTCAACTTCCGTCATAGCCCGCGTGAGAATGCAGAACTGGCATCACAGGCATGGGAGGGGGTTCAGGAGCTGGAAAGTGAAGAACGCAGTAACTACCCGCTGGCACTGGATGTGGATGATTTTGATGACGGATTCGCCCTTACCGCACAATGCAGCCAGCAGATTAATCCGGTTCGTATCAATGCCTATATGAATGCCGCCCTGCAAGGGATTGTAGCTGCACTGCAATATACGCCTGAACACGCGATCGAAGCGATTGATATTCTGTCACAGGCAGAACGTCACCAATTACTGGAAAACTTCAATGATACGGCGGTTGCTCTCCCGCAAAATAGCTTTATTCATCAATTGTTCGAACAGCAGGCAGAACGTACACCGGATGCCATCGCGCTGGTATTTGGCGATAGCCAGCTGAGTTACGTTGAACTTAACCGCCATGCCAACCAATTGGCACATCATCTGATTGCGTCCGGCGTACGTCCTGATGATCGCGTGGCGATTTGTGTTGAACGCAGTCTGGATATGATTATCGGTATGTATGGCATTCTCAAGGCGGGAGCCGGCTATATTCCGCTTGATCCGGAATACCCTGCCGAACGATTGGCCTATCAGTTATCAGATAGTCAGCCCAGGTTATTACTGACTCAGCAACACCTGCAAGAACGTTTGCCGACACAAGGGATGCCAGTCTGGTTACTGGATGATGAAACCCATCACCATCATGTGGCTGAACAACCAGATCATAACCCGGATAGCGGGCAACTGGGGCTTCAACCGAGCCATCTGGCCTATGTTATCTATACATCGGGTTCAACGGGAATGCCTAAAGGGGTGATGCTGGAACATCGCAACGTTGTGAATTTTATTCATGCCCAACGTCAAACCAGCCATCCGCAACCCGGCGATCGTATCCTGCAATTTGCCACCGTGGCGTTTGATACTTCCGTGTCGGATATTTTCCCGACCCTGGCCTCCGGTGCTACGCTGGTTCTGCGCCCGCCTCATATCAGAATACCGGATATCACCTTTGTTGATTTCTTGCGGGAGCAAAAAATCACTGTCATGGATATGCCAACTGCTTTCTGGCATCACTGGGTACAGGAGATGATGGAAGGGCGCAGCGGTTTCAGCCCCCACTTGCACACGATTATTGTGGGTGGGGAGAAAGCAGAACACCGCCACTTAATGGGATGGCTATCCAGCCCGGAAACGCAATCTTGTCGTTGGATCAACTCCTATGGCCCGACGGAAACGACGGTTATTGCCACGACACTGACCCTTAATGACAAGCATTCCCCGCATATCGCCGATAATATTCCGATTGGTCGCCCGCTGCCCAATACCCGTATTTACATTTTGGATCATCTCGGCCAGCCCGCTCCTGTCGGTGTCAGTGGTGAAATCCATATCAGTGGTGCGGGTGTTGCCCGTGGTTATCTGAACCGACCTGATTTAACCGCAGAAAAATTTGTGGCTGATCCATTCAGCACACAGCCTGATGCCCGTATGTATAAAACCGGTGATTTAGGTCGTTGGCTGCCTGATGGCATGATTGAATATCTGGGCCGCAACGATTTTCAGGTCAAGATCCGCGGCTTCCGCATTGAATTGGGTGAAATTGAAGCACAACTGGCAAATTGTGAAGGTGTCAGCGATGCGGTGGTGATCGCCCGCGAAGAAGAAAGTGGTGACAAGCGTTTGGTAGCTTATGTGATCCCACAAACCGATATCACGCTCACCCCGGCAAATCTGCGTGAACAACTCAGTACCCGCCTGATGGATTATATGCTTCCCAGTGCATTTGTGATGCTGGAGGCTTTCCCGCTGTCCGCCAACGGAAAATTGGATCGCAAGGCGCTGCCTGCTCCTGACAGTGCAGCGACGGTCAGCCGTGAATTCGAAGCACCGCAAGGAGAAACCGAGCAGAAATTGGCGGCGGTCTGGCAATCCCTGTTGAAATTAGAACAGGTCGGGCGTTATGACAACTTCTTTGAATTAGGCGGGCATTCCCTTCTGGTGGTCAGCCTGATTGAACAGCTGCGTCAACAGGAGCTGTTCATTGATGTCAGTGCCGTATTCGCTGCCCCGACACTGGCTGCCATGAGCACTCATCTAAGCCAGAATAGTGATCATGATACTGACGAACTGGCTGTTCCGCCTAATTTGATCCATGCAGACAGCCAGATCATTACGCCTGATATGCTGCCCTTAGTGGATTTAACACAAGAACAGATTGACCAGATTGTTGCCCAAGTACCGGATGGTGTCTCTAATGTTCAGGATATCTATCCACTCGGGCCATTGCAGGAAGGTATTCTGTTCCACCATTTACTGGAAGAAGAAGGCGATACTTATCTCGAAAACATTCTCATGGGCTTTAACAGCCGGACTCTGCTGGATAGTTTCTTGCAAGCACTTCAGCAGGTTATTGATCGGCATGATATCCAGCGCAGTGCTTTCCATTGGAAAAATCTGCCCATGCCCGTGCAAGTTGTACTCCGTGATGCTCCGCTGCCGGTTACTGAATTCACGCTGCTATCAGGTGAAAATGCTGAAACGCAATTACAGCGCCTGACCAACCCAGATACGATAAAATTAGATATCACCAAAGCACCACTATTGGCCGCTTATATCGCCAAAGATCCTGACACTGAACAATGGTGGCTCAGTTTGTTACATCACCATCTGGTTTGTGACCATCTGTCACTGGAAATCATTTTTGGTGAAATACAAGCGATCCTCTTGGGCGAAGAAGACACACTGCCCTCTCCCCTGCCTTACCGCAATTTTATTGCCCAAATTCGCAAGGTGCCGATCGAAGTCCATAAAGCCTATTTCGCGCAATTATTGGGGGATGTAGAAGAACCGACCCTGCCGTTTGGATTACTGGATGTTCAGGGCGGTAGCCGCGATGAGCGTGATGAAATTGTGGAAGATATCTTCACGCTGGACAGTGAACTTGCACAGCAAATCCGTGATTGTGCCCGTCACCAGGGTATCAGTTCAGCTGTCCTGTTCCACGTGGCCTGGGCACAGGTATTGGCACAATGCTGTGGTCGCGAGGATGTGGTCTTCGGTACTGTTTTACTGGGACGATTGCAAGGAGGCGTGGGGGCTTCTCAGGTTCTGGGTATGTTTATCAATACCCTGCCTGTCCGTATTCAATTACAGGGACGCTCTGTTGTGCAAGTGGTACAGGAAACCTATCAACACTTAAGTGCATTGCTGGAACATGAACAGACACCGCTGGCAATAGCCCAGCGTTGCAGCGGTGTTCAGGCATCTTTGCCACTGTTTAACAACCTGCTCAATTTCCGCCATAGTCCGCGTGATGATGAACAATCCGGCTCAACAGCCTGGGAAGGCATTCAACAAGTGGAAATTGAAGAACGCAGTAACTATCCGCTGTCACTGGATGTGGACGATTTTGATGACGGTTACGAAATCACGGCCCAATGCAACCGGCAAGTTAACCCTGTACGCATCAATGCTTATGTCAATGAAGCACTGAAAGGCATTGTGGAGGCACTGCAACGTTCCCCTGGACAATCAATCCGGTCAATCAGCATTCTGCCGCCAGCCGAATGTATTCAGGTATTGGAGGATTTTAACGATACCGATTTGGATTATCCGCAGGATAGGTTGATCCACCAATTGTTCGAACAGCAGGTGGAACGCACGCCTGATGCCACAGCACTGGTGTTCGGTCATGAGCAATTGAGTTATACGGAACTGAACCGCCATGCTAACCAACTGGCACATCACCTGATTGCGGCAGGTGTGCGCCCCGATGATCGCGTGGCCATTTACGTTGAACGCAGTCTGGACATGATTATCGGCATGTACGGTATTCTCAAGGCGGGAGCCGGTTATATTCCTCTCGATCCTGACTATCCTGTCGAACGGCTGAGCTACCAATTATCAGACAGCCAACCCGTGTTATTGCTGACCCAGCAACATTTGCAGGAACGCCTGCCAACGCAGGGAATGACCGTCTGGTTGCTGGATGATCACGTTCACCGTCATAACGTGGCGCAGCAACCTGATCATAACCCTGATACCCTGCAATTGGAGCTTAAGCCGCATCATTTGGCCTACATCATTTACACTTCCGGTTCAACCGGTCAGCCTAAAGGGGTGATGCTGGAGCACCGCAACGTGGTGAACTTTATCCACGCGCAACACCAGACCAGTGAACCCCAACCGGGTGATCGTATCCTGCAATTTGCTACCGTGGCGTTTGATACCTCAGTATCCGACATTTTCCCGACCCTTGCCTCTGGTGCTACTTTGGTTCTGCGCCCTGCTCATATCCGTGTGCCGGATGAAGAATTTGTCGTTCTGCTGAATGAACAGAAAATCACTGTCATTGATCTACCGACTGCCTTCTGGCATCTGTGGGTACAAGAAATAGCAGCAGGACGCTGTGGTTTTGGTCGCTATCTGCGCACGGTGATTGTCGGCGGCGAGAAAGCTGAACTGCGGCATTTAATCAGTTGGCAATCCATGCCGGAAACCCAATCCTGCCGTTGGATCAACTCCTATGGCCCAACCGAAACCACCGTTATTGCAACGGCCCTGAAATCAGATGGCAAACAATCGCCTGATATCGTTGATAACATACCAATTGGCTACCCGTTGCCCAATACCCGCATTTATATTCTGGATACGCTCGGGCAACCCGTTCCCCTTGGTGTAAGCGGCGAGATTCACATTAGTGGTGCGGGTGTTGCGCGTGGTTACCTGAACCGGCCTGATTTAACCGCAGAAAAATTTGTGGCTGATCCGTTCAGTAAACACCCCGATGCCCGTATGTATAAAACGGGTGATTTGGGCCGCTGGTTACCTGATGGCACCATTGAATATCTGGGACGCAATGATTTTCAGGTCAAGATCCGCGGCTTCCGCATTGAATTGGGGGAAATTGAAGCCCAACTGGCAACATGTGAAGGCGTCAGCGATGCGATCGTTATCGCCCGGGAAGAAAACAGCGGAGACAAACGCCTCGTTGCCTATGTTATTCCACAGACAGGCATCACTCTCACACCTTCTCAACTACGTGAGCAATTAAGTTCCCGCCTGATGGAAAATATGCTCCCCAGTGCGTTCGTTATATTGGATGCTTTCCCGCTGTTAGCTAACGGAAAACTGGATCGCAAAGCACTGCCGGCACCGGATGAATCCGCCATGATTACACAAGGCTATGAGGCACCCATCGGTGAAATGGAGAATATCGTCGCAAACGTGTGGCAAGAGTGTCTCGGTTTAAAACGAGTCGGACGCCATGACCATTTCTTTGAGTTAGGCGGTCATTCCCTGCTAACTTTACAAATCGTTGGGCGCTTGCGTCAGGTATTGGACAGGGAGATTACGGTGCGTGATGTTCTTGCCTATCCTACTATCAGTGAATTTGTCACCTTTATTCAGTCAGGCGCTTCACCCGCTCACCAATCAAATTTGGTGGTTGTCCGCAAAGGTGAGCCAGCCAAAGATGACAAACCTGCACTGTTCCTTGTTCACCCAGTCACCGGCATCATTGACTATGCTTACGACCTTGCCCCTTATATTGATGATAAAGAGATGCCGATTTATGGGATCGTTGCCAGAGATGCTAAGGAAGACGAAAATACCCCTGTCGATTTGAAAGAACGAGCCAAAGAGTACGTTGAATCCATCCGTCAGGCTCAGATCCAAGGGCCTTATTGTCTTGCAGGTTGGTCGTCAGGCGGCAGTATCGCCTATGAAATGGCCTGCCAACTGACAGCAGCAGGTGAAACTGTGCATTTTGTCGGGCTGCTGGATACTATTGCCAGCTACGAAATGACCTTTACACAAGAGGAAAAAGAGGCCGGATTTATCTTTGATGAAACTGCCGTTCTCTTGGATAACTTACCCGAAGACCTTCCTGATCTTTTGCAGGAGGAAATCAATACACTGGCACTGAAACGTGATTCAAATGCCATTCTTACGCTAATACAACAGCACAATCTACTGCCTTCTCATATTGCCCCTGAGAATATCAGGCAGCACCTGCTCTTGTACCACAACCTTTGGGCGGCAACTAATGACTATACGCCAACGGAATGCCCTGCCAATGCCCATATCACTTTATTCAAGGCAGAGGAACAAGAACAGGATATTGAATACGGTGTCAACCTTGGCTGGGATAAGGTGATCCCTCCCGCACAGTTAACGGTTATTGATATTCCGGGTTCTCATAACACCATCTTGAAGCAACCCAATATTCAGATTGTTGGTCAGGCATTATTGGATGCCATAGTCATTAAAAAAGATCATTAA